The Actinomycetota bacterium genome window below encodes:
- a CDS encoding aldehyde dehydrogenase family protein, producing MKSDVIEVRNPYDGEVVGTVPLCDANDVDAACRTAAAVLARDDFPRHARARVLEQAAGLLRGRVREFGEVIARESGKPIRTATAEAMRAVDTLTFSAAVARTFTGEMVPMEASQAGEGRIGFAMRVPIGVVAAISPFNFPLNLVAHKVGPAIAAGCPVVLKPASATPLSAIALVDLLIEAGLPSDWITVVTGPGATVGGALVDHPIPALISFTGSPAAGWQIRARAPHKKVSLELGSSSPLIVEPGVDLDRVASAVRTAGFSHAGQSCISTQRILVHRDVKDALEHLLAKAVDSLVVGDPLDEATDVGPLIDAAETERVLRWIQAAVAEGARLVAGGNVESGLLRPTVVADAPLDTDLCTKEVFGPVVVTIGYETFDEAIGIANATDFGLNAGVFTNDLGKALRAVRALHFGSVLINEVPTYRADQQPYGGVKQSGNTREGPAYAVQEMTELRFVMF from the coding sequence ATGAAGAGCGATGTCATCGAGGTTCGAAACCCGTACGACGGTGAGGTCGTGGGCACCGTCCCCTTGTGCGATGCGAACGACGTCGATGCCGCGTGTCGGACTGCGGCGGCGGTGCTTGCACGTGACGATTTCCCCAGGCACGCGAGAGCGCGTGTTCTCGAACAGGCGGCGGGACTGCTCAGAGGCCGTGTTCGCGAGTTTGGAGAGGTGATTGCCAGGGAATCCGGCAAGCCGATCAGGACGGCAACGGCGGAGGCGATGCGAGCCGTCGACACGCTGACGTTCTCTGCCGCGGTGGCACGCACGTTCACCGGAGAGATGGTTCCGATGGAAGCGTCCCAAGCCGGGGAAGGGCGGATCGGCTTTGCGATGCGGGTGCCGATCGGGGTCGTGGCCGCGATCAGCCCGTTCAACTTCCCCCTCAACCTGGTCGCCCACAAGGTGGGTCCGGCGATTGCCGCCGGCTGTCCGGTCGTGTTGAAACCGGCATCGGCGACGCCGCTGTCGGCGATCGCTCTCGTGGATCTCTTGATCGAAGCCGGCCTTCCGTCGGACTGGATCACGGTCGTCACCGGTCCAGGGGCGACCGTTGGCGGCGCCCTCGTCGATCATCCGATCCCCGCGCTGATCTCGTTCACGGGAAGCCCGGCCGCCGGATGGCAGATCCGGGCACGCGCCCCGCACAAGAAGGTGTCGTTGGAGCTTGGCTCGAGCTCACCGCTGATCGTCGAACCGGGCGTCGACCTGGACAGGGTGGCTTCGGCGGTGCGAACCGCAGGCTTCTCCCATGCAGGACAGAGCTGCATCTCCACACAGCGCATTCTCGTCCACAGGGACGTCAAGGATGCGCTCGAACATCTTCTCGCGAAAGCCGTCGATTCCCTCGTCGTCGGCGATCCACTGGACGAGGCGACGGATGTCGGCCCGCTGATCGATGCGGCGGAGACCGAACGCGTGTTGCGATGGATTCAGGCTGCAGTCGCGGAGGGGGCGAGGCTCGTGGCGGGTGGCAACGTCGAGAGCGGCCTGCTGCGACCGACCGTGGTGGCCGACGCTCCACTCGACACGGATCTGTGTACGAAGGAAGTGTTCGGCCCTGTGGTCGTGACGATCGGCTACGAGACGTTCGATGAGGCCATCGGGATCGCCAACGCCACCGATTTCGGGCTCAACGCAGGCGTCTTCACGAACGATCTGGGCAAAGCACTGCGGGCAGTACGGGCGTTGCACTTCGGGAGCGTCCTGATCAACGAAGTGCCGACCTACCGTGCGGATCAGCAGCCATACGGAGGCGTGAAACAGTCGGGGAACACGAGGGAGGGCCCCGCCTACGCCGTGCAGGAGATGACCGAGCTCCGGTTTGTGATGTTCTGA
- a CDS encoding solute-binding protein produces the protein MRRALVAVMIAALLVGCAGGDRVIVAAGTTVVDSGFLDAVIDIYESEHPGIEVSVVGDATSRVLELGRRESADLLITHAPDQERRFVDEGLAFRYAPFIDSRFVIVAPPDSGLSGPPEEILRAIARRSFPFVTRADGSGTNAKEIELWRDAGIDPTGRPWYIETGQGMGFTLQVADQRNAATLAELGAYLAAAPTLSLVPVSSDDPRLVNPYHLIVVAHASNRGAAADLAEWLLSPDGRAAERRVDRELFGTIVYEPTDANS, from the coding sequence ATGAGGCGGGCGCTCGTCGCTGTGATGATTGCGGCTCTGCTCGTGGGGTGCGCAGGAGGAGACCGGGTGATCGTCGCCGCCGGTACGACCGTGGTCGACTCCGGCTTCCTCGATGCGGTGATCGACATCTACGAGTCCGAGCATCCGGGAATCGAGGTGAGCGTCGTCGGCGATGCAACGAGTCGGGTGCTCGAGTTGGGGCGGCGCGAATCCGCCGACCTGCTCATCACCCACGCTCCCGATCAGGAGCGCCGGTTTGTCGATGAGGGGCTGGCGTTTCGGTACGCACCGTTCATCGACTCCAGATTCGTGATCGTGGCCCCTCCCGATTCCGGGCTGTCCGGTCCACCCGAGGAGATTCTGCGCGCGATCGCGCGGCGGTCCTTCCCGTTCGTCACCCGTGCCGACGGCTCCGGCACCAACGCGAAGGAGATCGAGTTGTGGCGAGACGCGGGGATCGATCCGACGGGCCGCCCCTGGTATATCGAAACCGGTCAGGGCATGGGATTCACGCTGCAGGTCGCTGATCAACGGAACGCCGCAACACTCGCGGAGCTCGGCGCGTATCTGGCCGCCGCGCCGACACTTTCGCTCGTGCCGGTGTCGTCGGACGATCCGCGGCTCGTCAACCCGTATCACCTCATCGTCGTGGCACACGCCTCGAATCGTGGAGCGGCCGCCGACCTTGCCGAGTGGCTGCTCTCACCGGATGGCCGTGCAGCGGAGAGACGGGTCGACCGGGAGCTCTTCGGCACGATCGTGTACGAGCCCACCGACGCAAACTCTTGA
- a CDS encoding ATP-binding cassette domain-containing protein has protein sequence MKVLTNLRYGSVVTVPELILDPNGKAVIFGPNGAGKTTLLRMLAGRLPGPALETAYLPQRPYLFRGSAGHNLGLGLSSEQAARARQLVERFGLAPEVLRRPSGTLSGGERQRLVLARTIARPEPWVLLDEPLAALDVRDRMDVAHELVAALDDRGVVIVTHDRDVAVAMGDSVAVMIDGAIQQVGPVSEVFALPATERVASVIGTANVLEGRTSGSVHPLVALDLGSVEVWGMGSLPSGSSARALFGAEAVTIYGGAAKTGSAQNHWRGRVVDLRQVDRLIEVVVDVGVRVVALITPGAQAMLDLHSGSEVTVAVKATAVRIVPT, from the coding sequence GTGAAGGTACTGACGAACTTGCGGTACGGGTCTGTCGTCACCGTTCCCGAGCTGATCCTCGACCCGAACGGAAAAGCGGTGATCTTCGGCCCGAACGGCGCCGGCAAGACGACCCTGCTGCGAATGCTGGCCGGACGGCTGCCGGGCCCTGCTCTCGAGACCGCCTACCTTCCTCAACGTCCGTACCTCTTCCGTGGAAGCGCAGGACACAACCTCGGACTGGGGCTGTCGAGTGAGCAGGCGGCGCGTGCCCGGCAACTGGTCGAGCGGTTCGGACTTGCACCGGAGGTGCTCAGGCGTCCGTCGGGCACGTTGAGTGGGGGAGAGCGTCAGCGTCTCGTCCTTGCACGCACGATTGCCCGACCGGAGCCGTGGGTTCTGCTCGACGAGCCTCTGGCGGCGCTCGACGTGCGAGATCGCATGGATGTCGCCCACGAGCTCGTGGCGGCGCTCGACGATCGTGGAGTGGTCATCGTGACCCACGACCGTGACGTGGCGGTTGCGATGGGAGATTCGGTGGCGGTGATGATCGATGGGGCCATCCAGCAGGTCGGCCCGGTCTCGGAGGTCTTCGCTCTCCCTGCCACAGAGAGGGTGGCGTCGGTGATCGGCACGGCGAACGTTCTCGAAGGTCGCACGTCGGGTTCGGTCCATCCGCTCGTTGCCCTCGACCTTGGAAGCGTCGAGGTGTGGGGCATGGGTTCGCTGCCTTCGGGCTCGTCCGCCAGGGCACTGTTCGGAGCGGAGGCCGTAACGATCTATGGGGGGGCGGCAAAAACCGGATCTGCACAAAACCACTGGCGCGGCAGGGTCGTCGACCTTCGGCAGGTGGATCGGCTCATCGAAGTCGTCGTCGACGTCGGTGTCAGAGTCGTCGCGCTCATCACGCCGGGTGCGCAGGCGATGCTCGACCTTCACTCCGGATCCGAGGTGACCGTTGCCGTGAAGGCCACCGCGGTTCGAATCGTTCCGACATGA
- a CDS encoding ABC transporter permease subunit codes for MSFLADVIRQAVEIIGRFGAELQAVVWLTLVVSGTATLLGVLAGVPLGAALGLGRFRGRRLLLAAVNTGMGMPPVLAGLLLLLLLWGEGPLGSWGLIFTPMAMVIAQTMLAIPIAAGVTSGAIRGLPGDAHEQLAALRLSKVSRARVALREAWPGVVAAVAAAFGRVVSEVGAVLIIGGNIRGETRVLTTAIVQEARQARFGEALALGIVLMAIALVVNLSLTWLQERGA; via the coding sequence ATGAGCTTTCTCGCGGATGTGATCCGCCAGGCGGTGGAGATCATCGGCCGGTTCGGAGCCGAGCTACAGGCCGTCGTGTGGCTCACGCTCGTCGTGAGCGGAACGGCGACGCTGCTCGGCGTACTCGCAGGTGTTCCTCTGGGGGCTGCGCTCGGTCTTGGCCGATTCAGGGGGAGGAGGCTGCTCCTTGCGGCGGTGAACACCGGCATGGGGATGCCGCCCGTCCTCGCCGGCCTGTTGTTGTTGCTGCTGCTGTGGGGTGAAGGTCCGCTTGGATCGTGGGGGCTCATCTTCACTCCGATGGCGATGGTGATCGCCCAGACGATGCTCGCCATACCGATCGCCGCCGGTGTCACGTCCGGAGCCATCCGCGGCCTGCCCGGCGACGCTCACGAACAGCTCGCTGCGTTGCGCCTGTCGAAGGTGAGCCGTGCAAGAGTCGCCCTTCGAGAGGCGTGGCCCGGCGTTGTGGCAGCCGTGGCGGCCGCCTTCGGGCGCGTGGTCTCCGAAGTCGGTGCGGTCCTCATCATCGGCGGCAACATCCGGGGAGAGACACGAGTGCTGACGACAGCGATCGTTCAAGAAGCCCGCCAGGCTCGGTTCGGGGAGGCGCTGGCTCTCGGCATCGTCCTGATGGCCATTGCACTGGTCGTCAACCTCTCCCTGACGTGGCTGCAGGAGCGGGGCGCGTGA
- a CDS encoding HAD family phosphatase: protein MTPVVFDCDGVLVDSEALAWDAWSAVLTRYGTTPSDADIELLTGRSEADAYDHFARRVALPPSGRLSEELAIAISQRFTTSLEAFEDVEDTLEALVARDVPLAVASSSSRRRLALSLSSTGLDRFFQVVVAGDEVDAGKPEPDVFLEAARRLGFSPEVCVAVEDSPAGVMAAKRAGMFVVGVQRSGSADLGAADRVVPRLTPASVVLE, encoded by the coding sequence ATGACTCCCGTAGTGTTCGACTGTGATGGTGTCCTCGTCGACTCCGAAGCGCTTGCGTGGGATGCGTGGAGCGCGGTGCTCACACGATATGGGACAACCCCGAGCGACGCCGACATCGAGCTGTTGACGGGTCGTTCCGAAGCCGACGCCTACGACCATTTCGCCCGGCGAGTTGCCTTGCCGCCGTCTGGCCGCCTGTCCGAGGAGCTGGCCATCGCGATCTCGCAACGGTTCACAACGTCACTGGAAGCCTTTGAGGATGTCGAAGATACGCTGGAAGCCCTGGTGGCACGCGATGTCCCGCTCGCCGTGGCGTCGTCGAGCTCTCGGCGGCGCCTGGCCCTTTCGCTCTCTTCCACCGGCCTGGATCGCTTCTTTCAAGTCGTGGTCGCAGGGGACGAGGTCGACGCCGGCAAGCCTGAGCCGGATGTCTTCCTGGAAGCCGCTCGCCGGCTCGGCTTCTCGCCCGAGGTCTGTGTCGCCGTCGAGGATTCTCCTGCGGGCGTGATGGCGGCCAAGCGGGCAGGAATGTTCGTCGTGGGAGTCCAGCGCTCCGGATCCGCAGATCTGGGCGCGGCGGATCGAGTCGTTCCCCGTCTCACCCCGGCGTCCGTTGTCCTCGAGTAG
- the gatB gene encoding Asp-tRNA(Asn)/Glu-tRNA(Gln) amidotransferase subunit GatB gives MSYEAVIGIETHVELKTRSKMFCGCSAEFGAEPNTHTCPVCLGLPGALPVPNEQAIEWIVAIGLALDSTIAPWSVFHRKNYFYADMPKNYQISQFDIPICSDGHLDVIAEGELARIGVTRVHMEEDTGKSTHVGGDGRIQSADYTLLDFNRAGVPLVEVVSEPDLRSPAQARAYVQELREIVATLDVSDARLEEGSMRFDANISLRPQGSEALGVKVEIKNMNSFRSLERALTFEIERQRRLLDAGTPVSQETRHWDEAAGVTHSMRSKEESSDYRYFMEPDLVPIVVSDEWRERIRAGLPELPARQRVRYIALGLDPGTAATLVAGGLGSLFEVAVGAGGKARTVANWLTGEVTAYLRREGGKLSDTSISGEALAELCRLVDGGDLSISAAKTVLEGVLSGEGSPREVAERRDLLQLSDVGVLEAVVDEVLGANPKEADRLRTGDMKVLGFLMGQVMRATRGKADPKLANEMLRSRA, from the coding sequence ATGAGCTACGAGGCGGTCATCGGGATCGAGACACACGTCGAATTGAAGACACGGTCGAAGATGTTCTGCGGATGTTCGGCCGAGTTCGGTGCCGAGCCGAACACGCACACCTGTCCGGTGTGTCTTGGACTGCCAGGTGCGCTGCCGGTGCCCAACGAGCAGGCCATCGAGTGGATCGTCGCCATCGGCCTGGCGTTGGATTCGACGATCGCTCCGTGGTCGGTCTTTCACCGCAAGAACTACTTCTACGCGGACATGCCGAAGAACTACCAGATCTCACAGTTCGACATTCCCATCTGTTCAGATGGTCACCTCGACGTCATCGCGGAAGGGGAGCTCGCGCGGATCGGGGTGACCAGGGTGCACATGGAAGAGGACACCGGGAAGTCGACACATGTCGGCGGCGACGGCCGGATTCAGAGCGCCGACTACACCCTGTTGGACTTCAACCGTGCCGGTGTACCGCTCGTCGAGGTCGTCTCGGAGCCGGACCTTCGAAGCCCCGCACAGGCTCGCGCCTACGTTCAGGAGCTGCGGGAGATCGTGGCGACGCTCGACGTCTCGGATGCGAGGCTGGAGGAGGGCAGCATGAGGTTTGACGCCAACATCTCGCTGCGTCCGCAAGGCTCCGAAGCGCTTGGTGTCAAAGTGGAGATCAAGAACATGAACTCGTTTCGCTCGCTGGAGCGCGCGTTGACGTTTGAGATCGAACGGCAAAGGCGGCTCCTCGACGCCGGAACGCCGGTCAGCCAGGAGACCCGGCACTGGGACGAGGCCGCGGGTGTGACGCACAGCATGCGGTCCAAAGAGGAGAGTTCGGACTACCGCTACTTCATGGAACCGGACCTCGTGCCGATCGTGGTCTCCGACGAGTGGCGCGAACGTATTCGGGCCGGACTTCCCGAGCTGCCGGCCCGGCAACGTGTGCGCTACATCGCCCTCGGGCTCGATCCGGGCACGGCTGCAACGCTGGTGGCAGGGGGCCTTGGGAGTCTCTTCGAGGTGGCGGTCGGCGCGGGTGGCAAGGCCCGCACCGTGGCAAACTGGTTGACCGGTGAGGTCACCGCCTACCTGCGCAGAGAAGGCGGGAAACTGTCCGATACGTCCATTTCCGGAGAGGCGCTCGCAGAGCTGTGTCGCCTCGTCGATGGTGGCGACCTGTCCATCAGCGCGGCGAAAACCGTTCTCGAAGGCGTTCTGAGCGGTGAGGGCTCACCGAGAGAGGTCGCCGAGCGGCGCGACTTGCTCCAGTTGAGCGACGTGGGCGTGCTCGAGGCGGTCGTGGATGAGGTGCTCGGCGCCAACCCGAAGGAGGCGGATCGGCTCAGGACCGGGGACATGAAGGTGCTTGGCTTCCTGATGGGACAAGTGATGCGGGCAACCAGAGGCAAGGCGGATCCGAAACTCGCCAACGAGATGCTGCGCTCCAGAGCATGA
- the gatA gene encoding Asp-tRNA(Asn)/Glu-tRNA(Gln) amidotransferase subunit GatA, giving the protein MTDLTDLTVRQAAELLRSGETSAVELLEAVKEQAARTEAELHAYLTLDQEGARAAAVAADESFGRGEDLGPLQGIPVAVKDNMVTRGVETTAGSQVLAGYTPPYDATVVKGLRAGGAVLVGKTNLDEFAMGSSTENSAYGPSRNPWDTDRVPGGSSGGSAVTVAAGSALAALGSDTGGSIRQPASLCGVVGMKPTYGLVSRYGLIAFASSLDQIGPITRTVEDSVSVLETIIGHDPMDATSYRGEAPEFRSGLDEGVSGIRIGVVRELSGEGIEPDVLDAFTRQVDRLSDAGADIVEVSLPSTEYALSTYYLIAPAECSANLARFDGVRYGNRVDGGTVEEMMARTRHAGFGPEVTRRVLLGTYALSAGYYDAFYGQAQRVRTLVIADFTEAYANVDALVSPTSPTTAFALGARTQDPLSMYMSDICTIPSNLAGDPSISVPVGVDAKGLPIGFQVMAQALGERMLFRVAAEVERLAEFRRLPSRKVAP; this is encoded by the coding sequence ATGACCGACCTGACGGATCTCACCGTCCGGCAGGCAGCCGAACTGCTGCGTTCCGGAGAAACCTCCGCGGTCGAACTCCTCGAAGCCGTGAAGGAGCAGGCCGCCCGGACAGAGGCCGAGTTGCACGCGTACCTGACGCTGGACCAGGAAGGCGCCCGCGCCGCCGCGGTCGCGGCCGACGAGTCCTTCGGCAGGGGCGAGGATCTCGGACCGCTCCAAGGCATCCCTGTCGCCGTCAAGGACAACATGGTCACAAGAGGTGTCGAAACGACCGCAGGCTCGCAGGTCCTCGCCGGTTACACCCCGCCCTACGACGCGACGGTCGTGAAAGGGCTTCGCGCCGGCGGAGCCGTTCTCGTCGGCAAGACGAACCTGGACGAATTCGCGATGGGGTCTTCCACGGAGAACTCGGCGTACGGACCCAGTCGGAACCCGTGGGATACCGATCGGGTCCCCGGCGGCTCCTCGGGAGGATCGGCGGTCACCGTCGCGGCAGGATCCGCGCTCGCGGCCCTCGGTTCCGACACCGGAGGTTCGATCCGCCAGCCTGCGTCGCTGTGCGGTGTCGTCGGCATGAAGCCGACCTACGGCCTCGTATCCCGCTATGGGCTGATCGCCTTCGCGTCCTCCCTGGACCAGATCGGTCCGATCACCCGCACGGTGGAGGACTCCGTCTCCGTCCTCGAGACCATCATCGGACACGATCCCATGGACGCGACGTCGTACCGGGGAGAGGCTCCCGAGTTTCGCTCCGGTCTCGACGAGGGTGTCTCCGGCATTCGGATCGGGGTGGTCCGGGAGCTCTCCGGTGAGGGAATCGAACCGGACGTCCTCGACGCATTCACCAGACAGGTCGACAGGCTCTCGGACGCCGGCGCCGACATCGTCGAGGTCTCACTGCCGTCGACCGAGTACGCCCTGTCGACGTACTACCTGATCGCTCCGGCCGAGTGCTCGGCGAACCTGGCACGATTCGACGGGGTTCGCTACGGCAACCGGGTCGACGGGGGGACTGTCGAAGAGATGATGGCCCGCACCCGACACGCCGGGTTCGGTCCGGAAGTGACCCGTCGCGTGCTGCTGGGCACGTACGCGCTCTCTGCCGGCTACTACGACGCGTTCTACGGACAGGCACAGCGTGTCCGCACGCTCGTGATCGCGGACTTCACGGAGGCGTACGCGAACGTCGACGCGCTCGTCTCACCGACGAGTCCGACCACGGCATTCGCGTTGGGCGCTCGGACGCAGGATCCCCTGTCGATGTACATGAGCGACATCTGCACGATCCCTTCGAACCTTGCCGGAGATCCCTCGATCAGCGTCCCCGTGGGCGTGGATGCGAAGGGACTCCCCATCGGCTTCCAGGTGATGGCGCAGGCACTCGGGGAACGCATGCTGTTCAGGGTTGCGGCCGAGGTCGAGCGTCTGGCGGAGTTTCGGCGGTTGCCGTCTCGAAAGGTGGCGCCATGA
- the gatC gene encoding Asp-tRNA(Asn)/Glu-tRNA(Gln) amidotransferase subunit GatC, which translates to MPINIDIAYVARLARIDLSDEELDRYRDQLGVILDHAARVQQLPTDGVRPTSHPLSMVNAFRPDDVRPSLERSVILDQAPATEDGYFRVPPAMET; encoded by the coding sequence ATGCCCATCAACATCGACATCGCCTATGTGGCGCGGCTCGCCCGTATCGATCTGTCCGATGAGGAACTGGACCGGTACCGGGATCAACTCGGAGTGATTCTCGACCACGCGGCGAGGGTGCAGCAGCTTCCGACCGATGGCGTTCGGCCGACCTCCCATCCGCTTTCGATGGTCAACGCGTTCCGTCCGGACGATGTACGGCCTTCCCTCGAGCGCTCCGTCATCCTCGATCAGGCTCCGGCAACCGAGGACGGGTACTTCCGGGTGCCGCCCGCGATGGAGACCTGA
- a CDS encoding arsenate reductase ArsC — MSAAWARHLAGDRLIVFAGGSNPGREVNPQAVEAMAEIGIDMSEAFPKPFTDDIVEASDVVVTMGCGDACPYFPGKRYIDWELPDPHGQPIEAVRAVRDEIGRRVEALLEEMLGSGS, encoded by the coding sequence ATGTCGGCGGCGTGGGCCCGGCACCTTGCGGGGGACCGGTTGATCGTGTTCGCCGGTGGGTCGAATCCGGGCCGTGAAGTCAATCCGCAGGCCGTCGAGGCGATGGCCGAGATCGGCATCGACATGTCCGAGGCGTTTCCGAAGCCGTTCACCGACGACATCGTCGAGGCGTCGGATGTCGTCGTGACGATGGGGTGCGGAGATGCCTGTCCCTACTTCCCGGGGAAGCGATACATCGACTGGGAGCTTCCCGATCCTCACGGGCAGCCCATCGAGGCCGTCAGGGCGGTACGTGACGAGATCGGGCGCAGAGTCGAGGCACTTCTGGAAGAGATGTTGGGCTCCGGGTCCTGA
- a CDS encoding glycosyltransferase, producing the protein MNILIAAAEYAPLARTGGLGEAVAGLAGALRRLDVDVTVVIPRYRHLADAGIPVTEPVPARRIDVDGIGVLALEDPEAFDRDGIYGPTPGTAYEDEWWRWGRFAKLVGGLAGSFDLLHVNDGQPAPAVLLTDTPSVLTVHNASYPLLGPLKESADILGVHPRHRRLGGSLEWYGQANYLKAGLVGASRVITVSPSFAAQIMSDLEVTAGLSEVIRWLDHPVQGILNGIDVSHWIPSNDAALPAPFTARRLRGRDEAKSALLSVAGLEEGFLLGNVGRMTEQKGLDLLDDHLDRLVDEGFRLILVGNGDLDEMVDGWAARHPTAVWHGPYDESLSRLVFAGSDAYVMPSRFEPCGLGQMYAMRYGSLPIARLTGGLADTVIDVDELPDEATGFGFRLFDARELTKTIRRARRIHDHRRGIWRTMQRRGMQRDWSWDRAAGEYMDVYRAVLDH; encoded by the coding sequence GTGAACATACTGATCGCAGCAGCCGAATATGCGCCGCTGGCTCGTACGGGGGGCCTCGGAGAGGCGGTTGCCGGCCTTGCCGGTGCACTGCGACGTCTCGACGTCGATGTCACCGTCGTCATTCCTCGCTATCGACATCTGGCGGATGCAGGGATACCCGTGACTGAGCCGGTGCCTGCACGCCGTATCGATGTCGACGGGATCGGCGTCTTGGCACTCGAAGATCCCGAGGCATTCGATCGAGATGGCATCTACGGCCCGACGCCGGGGACTGCATACGAGGACGAATGGTGGCGTTGGGGTCGGTTCGCGAAACTGGTCGGAGGACTCGCGGGCAGTTTTGATCTTCTGCATGTCAACGACGGCCAACCGGCCCCGGCGGTCCTCCTCACCGATACCCCGTCCGTCCTGACCGTGCACAATGCCTCGTATCCGCTGCTCGGTCCCCTGAAGGAATCTGCCGACATCCTCGGCGTCCATCCCCGCCACCGCCGTCTGGGCGGATCGCTCGAGTGGTACGGGCAGGCGAACTACCTCAAGGCCGGCCTCGTCGGCGCGAGCAGGGTCATCACCGTCAGCCCTTCTTTCGCAGCCCAGATCATGTCCGACCTCGAGGTGACCGCAGGTCTGAGCGAGGTGATCCGCTGGCTCGATCATCCGGTGCAAGGGATCCTCAACGGAATCGATGTCTCCCACTGGATCCCGTCCAACGATGCCGCCCTGCCGGCACCGTTCACCGCCAGGAGGTTGCGTGGACGGGATGAGGCGAAGTCGGCACTCCTGTCCGTGGCAGGTCTCGAAGAGGGTTTCCTGCTTGGCAATGTCGGCCGGATGACCGAGCAGAAGGGACTGGATCTCCTCGACGACCATCTCGATCGTCTCGTCGATGAGGGGTTCCGACTGATCCTCGTGGGAAACGGAGACCTCGACGAGATGGTGGACGGATGGGCGGCCAGGCATCCGACGGCGGTCTGGCACGGCCCATACGACGAGTCGCTCTCCCGGCTCGTCTTCGCCGGCTCCGATGCCTATGTCATGCCATCGCGTTTCGAACCGTGCGGCCTCGGACAGATGTACGCGATGCGGTACGGCAGCCTTCCGATCGCCCGGCTGACGGGAGGTCTGGCCGACACGGTCATCGACGTCGACGAGCTGCCGGACGAGGCGACCGGTTTCGGTTTTCGTTTGTTCGACGCGCGGGAGCTGACCAAGACGATTCGACGCGCCCGCCGCATCCATGATCACCGGCGCGGCATCTGGCGGACCATGCAGCGCAGGGGCATGCAGCGGGACTGGTCGTGGGACCGTGCCGCGGGGGAGTACATGGACGTGTACCGGGCCGTCCTCGATCACTGA
- a CDS encoding dodecin domain-containing protein: MAVYKVIELVGTSPTSWEEAATSAVAAASNSLQDLRVAEIADLDLQLGEQGQVVAYRAKVKVSFKYHTT, from the coding sequence ATGGCCGTGTACAAGGTGATCGAGCTCGTCGGGACGAGCCCAACGTCGTGGGAGGAGGCAGCGACCAGTGCAGTCGCCGCAGCATCGAATTCGCTGCAGGACCTGCGCGTCGCGGAGATCGCCGACCTCGATCTGCAGCTTGGCGAGCAAGGTCAGGTGGTCGCCTACCGGGCCAAGGTCAAGGTCTCGTTCAAGTACCACACCACCTAA